A single genomic interval of Lactococcus sp. S-13 harbors:
- a CDS encoding ABC-F family ATP-binding cassette domain-containing protein translates to MADFIAQNLTKSVGEKTVFNQIDFIIHDLDRIGLLGVNGTGKTTLLNVISGQSGFDGDVSPFDHPQNYKITYLTQEPDFDPKATILDSVLDESLPQMRAIKAYEAALLDMDNFGKFERAQAEMDSLNAWQVEADVKTVLTKLQLPDATTLIESLSGGQKRRVQLAQALVNDSDLLLLDEPTNHLDVETIAWLQNYLKNARRTVLFVTHDRYFLDNVATRIFELADAGLTEYQGNYQDYLAQKAAAEERDAAANHKAKQLYNSELTWIRKSPQARATKQQARIDRFEDLKKSLQSPKDLGDLELNIASSRLGKKVINFKKASFAYPDRPIFTDFELIVQPHSRLGIVGDNGVGKSTLLNIIANELTLTDGLLEIGETVKIGYFSQEIRGLDENKRIINFLEEVASAAHNTSGENISIVNLLEQFLFPRSSHGTLISKLSGGEKKRLYLLKILLLQPNVLLLDEPTNDLDIATLTVLENFLAGFSGAVLTVSHDRYFQDKVSHELLAFENGKINHYFGAYSDYLALKIAEKNAEKTADKAAPKNETTSTERRQNTGKTKLTYLENKEWQSIENEISELENRLSDIDTEMNENGSNTELLLTLQKELDEKTKALELKYERWEYLSERAD, encoded by the coding sequence ATGGCAGATTTCATTGCACAAAATTTAACAAAATCAGTTGGTGAAAAAACAGTTTTCAATCAGATTGATTTTATCATTCATGACTTAGATCGTATTGGACTTTTAGGGGTAAATGGCACAGGAAAAACGACATTGTTGAATGTCATCTCAGGTCAGTCGGGCTTTGACGGCGATGTGTCACCTTTTGATCATCCACAAAATTACAAGATTACTTATCTGACGCAAGAACCAGATTTTGATCCCAAGGCCACTATTCTGGACAGTGTTTTGGACGAAAGTCTGCCTCAGATGCGTGCAATTAAAGCTTATGAAGCAGCACTTTTGGATATGGATAATTTTGGAAAATTCGAGCGTGCCCAAGCTGAAATGGATAGTTTGAACGCTTGGCAAGTCGAAGCAGATGTTAAAACTGTCCTGACCAAATTACAATTGCCTGATGCTACAACCCTCATCGAAAGCTTGTCCGGCGGACAAAAACGACGCGTTCAACTGGCCCAAGCTTTGGTTAATGACTCAGATTTGCTCCTCTTGGACGAACCGACCAACCATTTGGATGTGGAGACCATCGCTTGGTTGCAAAATTATCTCAAAAATGCTCGTAGAACAGTCCTTTTCGTGACTCACGATCGCTATTTCTTGGACAATGTTGCGACCCGAATCTTTGAGTTGGCCGATGCTGGATTAACTGAATATCAAGGTAATTATCAAGATTATTTAGCCCAAAAAGCAGCCGCCGAAGAACGGGATGCTGCAGCTAATCATAAGGCTAAACAACTCTACAACTCCGAACTGACTTGGATTCGCAAATCCCCTCAAGCGCGAGCTACCAAGCAACAAGCTCGTATTGATCGCTTTGAAGATCTCAAAAAATCTCTCCAAAGTCCTAAAGATTTGGGCGATTTAGAACTTAATATTGCGAGCAGCCGTCTTGGTAAAAAAGTCATCAATTTCAAAAAAGCGAGTTTTGCCTATCCTGATCGCCCGATTTTCACGGACTTTGAACTCATTGTTCAACCGCATTCGCGCTTGGGGATTGTCGGCGATAATGGCGTTGGGAAATCAACCTTGCTCAATATCATTGCTAATGAACTGACGCTCACAGACGGTCTTTTAGAAATTGGTGAAACGGTAAAAATTGGTTACTTCAGCCAAGAAATTCGTGGTCTTGACGAAAACAAGCGAATCATTAATTTCCTTGAAGAAGTGGCCTCAGCAGCTCATAATACCAGTGGGGAGAACATTTCGATTGTTAACCTCTTGGAACAATTTCTTTTTCCTCGAAGTAGTCACGGCACACTGATTTCCAAACTTTCTGGGGGTGAGAAAAAACGGCTTTATCTGTTGAAAATCTTACTTTTACAACCTAACGTTTTGCTTTTGGATGAGCCGACTAATGATTTAGACATTGCGACCCTCACCGTCTTAGAAAATTTCCTTGCAGGCTTTTCTGGCGCTGTCTTGACCGTTTCGCATGACCGTTATTTTCAAGATAAAGTCAGTCATGAACTATTAGCTTTTGAAAACGGAAAAATCAACCATTATTTTGGAGCATATAGTGATTATTTAGCGCTGAAAATCGCCGAAAAAAATGCTGAAAAGACAGCGGACAAAGCAGCACCTAAAAACGAAACGACGAGTACTGAGCGACGTCAAAATACAGGTAAAACCAAACTCACCTACCTTGAAAACAAAGAGTGGCAAAGCATTGAAAATGAGATTTCAGAACTCGAAAACCGCCTCTCTGACATTGATACTGAAATGAACGAAAACGGCTCAAACACAGAGCTTTTGCTGACTCTGCAAAAAGAACTTGACGAAAAAACGAAAGCGCTCGAACTCAAATATGAACGCTGGGAATACTTATCAGAAAGGGCAGATTAA
- a CDS encoding GNAT family N-acetyltransferase, with protein MENLVIRELEKADMAAFLDYAADWTRDVSPFKIDEAKIYATISEDNFEDFQTEIEQEKTLPKNPDYSTATKYFAFINGKIAGVISCRWQIEKGILLEWGGHIGYGVAPSFRGHHLAEQMVKFALPEYKKRGILRVMISADEDNIASRKTIERNGGVLENIVSIDDSKVCRYWIDLENEEH; from the coding sequence ATGGAAAATTTAGTGATACGTGAGTTAGAAAAAGCGGATATGGCTGCATTTTTGGATTATGCAGCGGATTGGACAAGGGATGTGAGTCCGTTCAAGATTGATGAGGCCAAAATTTATGCCACAATTTCTGAGGACAATTTTGAGGATTTTCAGACTGAAATTGAGCAAGAAAAAACGCTGCCCAAAAATCCTGATTATTCGACGGCAACGAAGTATTTTGCTTTTATCAATGGGAAAATTGCGGGCGTGATTTCTTGCCGCTGGCAGATTGAAAAAGGAATTTTGCTGGAATGGGGCGGGCATATCGGCTACGGTGTCGCGCCGTCTTTTCGCGGGCACCATTTGGCGGAGCAAATGGTCAAATTTGCCTTGCCTGAATACAAAAAACGAGGCATTTTGCGAGTGATGATTTCTGCTGATGAGGACAATATCGCCAGTCGCAAAACGATTGAGCGCAACGGCGGCGTTTTGGAAAATATTGTTTCTATTGATGACAGCAAGGTTTGCCGCTATTGGATTGACTTGGAAAACGAAGAACACTAA
- a CDS encoding LysR family transcriptional regulator codes for MSISLQQLKYFIEVAKVGSINQAAEQLYITQPSLSKAIKDIEIEVGLSLFRRSSRGISLTADGTEFLGYARQVVEQTDLLEARWLDKKPSRKLCAISTQHYAFAVNAFVNMVKKTEAAGISEYEYTLREARTFEIIEDVKSLRSELGIIYKNSYNASVIDKILRENRLIFHPLFVAHPHIFVSSTNPLAQKKRVTLDDLKDFPRLSFEQGEQNSFYFSEEILSTEYAKKDIKVGDRATIFNLMIGLNGYTISSGVVSSDLNGDNIVSIPLDVDDCIEIGWLSRKEFQLSEQAQLYLAELQKIVTPHDRRTQKTN; via the coding sequence ATGTCCATTAGCCTACAACAGCTCAAATATTTTATCGAAGTCGCCAAGGTTGGCTCAATCAATCAGGCCGCCGAACAGCTCTATATCACACAGCCCAGCCTGTCCAAAGCAATCAAAGACATTGAAATAGAAGTCGGTCTGTCCCTTTTTCGTCGCTCAAGTAGAGGAATTTCATTGACGGCCGACGGGACAGAATTTTTAGGTTACGCAAGGCAGGTGGTTGAGCAGACAGACTTGCTGGAAGCACGCTGGCTGGACAAAAAGCCCTCCCGCAAACTGTGCGCCATCTCGACCCAACATTACGCTTTTGCCGTCAATGCTTTTGTCAATATGGTCAAAAAAACAGAAGCAGCAGGCATTTCAGAGTACGAATACACCTTGCGTGAAGCACGAACGTTTGAAATTATTGAAGATGTCAAATCCTTGCGTAGCGAGCTTGGAATTATTTACAAAAATAGCTATAATGCGAGCGTGATTGATAAAATTTTACGAGAAAATCGTCTGATTTTTCATCCCCTTTTTGTTGCTCATCCTCATATTTTTGTCAGTTCAACAAACCCATTGGCTCAAAAAAAACGAGTTACTTTAGATGATTTGAAAGATTTCCCTCGCTTGTCTTTTGAACAAGGTGAGCAAAATTCTTTTTATTTTTCCGAAGAAATTCTGTCCACCGAATATGCAAAAAAAGACATCAAAGTCGGTGACCGTGCCACAATCTTCAACCTGATGATTGGATTAAACGGCTACACAATCAGTAGTGGTGTGGTCAGCTCTGATCTTAATGGCGACAACATTGTTTCAATCCCTCTGGATGTTGATGATTGTATCGAAATAGGCTGGTTGTCTCGCAAAGAATTTCAGCTCAGCGAGCAAGCCCAGCTTTACTTAGCTGAGCTTCAGAAAATTGTCACTCCTCATGACCGGAGAACACAAAAAACGAACTAA
- a CDS encoding iron-containing alcohol dehydrogenase family protein, translating to MNLVEEARPGANRYVSGKNVLCDLEDYLAPFDQVVVLTGAKSFEVFQNFYQKKLAYPVYHYDGTASIKNGEALASEIGGADAVVAIGGGRLIDTAKVLAEKLDSDLVIIPTLVSNCAPYTPVGALYHPDHTFDQVAYFSRGAYLTLVDYDFLLSTPHDYLVAGIGDTLAKWYEMEGIIRRVPWEDLSASVRLGYASAKEIFKILFEDSQAALQALENQTVSPAFGRIADTIIELSGTVGGFAGSYGRMAGAHALHNGLSLCSETHSILHGSKVAYGVLVQLAYTNDSAEIEKLLPFYEATALPSNLAAINLAAGQQEQLSKVAAFAAQANESYHLIDPEVTGAKIVQAIQKLETLVAEKK from the coding sequence ATGAATCTAGTTGAAGAAGCGCGACCTGGCGCAAATCGTTATGTGAGTGGAAAAAATGTTTTATGTGATTTAGAAGACTATCTAGCACCGTTTGACCAAGTTGTGGTTTTGACAGGCGCAAAGTCCTTTGAAGTTTTTCAAAATTTTTACCAAAAAAAGCTAGCTTATCCCGTTTATCATTATGACGGGACAGCTTCTATCAAAAATGGTGAAGCTTTAGCAAGCGAGATTGGAGGTGCTGATGCGGTCGTCGCCATTGGCGGTGGACGTTTGATTGATACCGCAAAGGTTCTAGCTGAAAAGCTTGATTCGGATTTAGTGATTATTCCGACTTTGGTCTCAAACTGCGCCCCTTACACACCTGTGGGTGCACTCTATCATCCCGATCATACCTTTGATCAAGTCGCTTATTTCTCGCGCGGAGCTTATCTGACTCTGGTGGACTATGACTTTTTACTCTCAACACCTCATGATTATCTGGTGGCTGGGATTGGCGATACTTTAGCAAAATGGTATGAAATGGAAGGAATTATCCGCAGAGTGCCTTGGGAAGATCTGTCGGCCTCAGTCCGCTTGGGTTATGCCAGTGCCAAAGAAATTTTCAAAATTTTATTCGAAGATTCCCAAGCCGCTTTGCAAGCTTTGGAAAATCAAACCGTCAGCCCCGCTTTTGGAAGAATTGCGGACACCATTATTGAACTTTCGGGGACTGTTGGTGGTTTTGCAGGCTCTTATGGCAGAATGGCAGGAGCACACGCCCTTCATAATGGCCTTTCCCTTTGCTCGGAGACCCACTCCATCTTGCATGGCTCAAAAGTCGCCTATGGAGTGCTTGTCCAATTGGCGTATACAAATGATTCAGCTGAAATTGAAAAATTATTGCCTTTTTATGAAGCCACAGCCTTGCCTAGCAACTTGGCAGCAATCAATCTGGCAGCTGGCCAACAAGAACAATTGAGTAAAGTAGCAGCATTTGCTGCACAAGCTAATGAATCTTACCACTTGATTGATCCCGAAGTGACCGGTGCAAAAATCGTGCAAGCCATCCAAAAATTAGAAACACTTGTTGCGGAAAAAAAGTAA
- a CDS encoding C69 family dipeptidase yields MKIENRRKGSCTTVLVGKKASIDGSTMIARNDDGHEALDPQRFVVIQPEEQPRHYKAVLSGLELDLPDNPLRYTATPNAVLKEGIWPAAGINSENVAMSATETITTNPRILGLDPYVENGMGEEDLVTLVLPYVTSAREGVLRLGELLTTYGTYEPNGIAFADHNEVWWLETIGGHHWAAVRIPDDSFVVAPNRMNIDEFKFGNEDYLCSDDLKTLIDKNHLNPEIEGYKTRYNLRQIFGSSSIKDTVYNNPRTWYGQNFLGERSENPQAHDLPFICEASRKITVEDIKFVLSSHFENTKYDPYGTTNTPEERKLFRPIGINRNHSVHILQVRNHVPKELAGVQWLAFGANTFNHVVPFYTAISDTPACYRDAKGEYDPTNMYWLSATTAVLGDSNYDLFVDLRDNYELNTLAKFHEIQNETDQNFATATDKIAYLTAANEKLAAVALKNQTELLGRMVVLGSANMKLRFDFND; encoded by the coding sequence ATGAAAATCGAAAATCGTCGCAAAGGTTCTTGTACCACCGTTTTAGTCGGAAAAAAAGCTTCCATTGACGGCTCGACAATGATTGCCCGCAATGATGATGGCCATGAAGCGCTTGACCCGCAACGTTTTGTTGTCATCCAACCCGAAGAACAACCTCGTCACTACAAGGCTGTTTTATCAGGATTAGAACTCGATTTACCAGATAATCCGCTGCGCTATACCGCGACACCTAACGCCGTTTTGAAAGAAGGCATTTGGCCAGCCGCAGGGATTAATAGTGAAAATGTCGCCATGTCAGCGACAGAAACCATCACAACAAATCCACGAATTTTAGGACTTGACCCTTATGTTGAAAATGGGATGGGTGAAGAAGACCTCGTGACCCTTGTTTTACCTTACGTTACAAGCGCACGCGAAGGCGTTCTGCGTTTGGGGGAACTGTTGACGACCTACGGAACTTACGAACCAAACGGCATTGCTTTTGCTGACCATAATGAAGTCTGGTGGTTAGAAACAATTGGGGGACACCATTGGGCAGCAGTGCGCATCCCCGACGACTCCTTTGTCGTTGCTCCGAACCGCATGAACATTGATGAATTTAAGTTTGGTAACGAGGACTACCTCTGCTCAGATGATTTGAAAACATTGATTGATAAAAATCATCTCAATCCTGAGATTGAAGGCTATAAAACCCGCTATAATTTACGTCAAATTTTTGGTTCAAGCTCAATCAAAGACACTGTTTACAACAATCCACGGACATGGTACGGACAAAATTTCTTGGGAGAGCGCTCTGAGAATCCACAAGCACACGACTTGCCTTTCATCTGCGAAGCCAGCCGAAAAATTACCGTCGAAGACATCAAATTTGTCTTATCTAGCCATTTTGAGAATACAAAATATGACCCTTATGGCACAACCAACACACCAGAAGAACGCAAACTCTTCCGTCCAATCGGAATCAACCGTAACCACAGTGTCCACATCCTCCAAGTGCGAAACCATGTCCCTAAAGAATTAGCCGGTGTGCAATGGCTTGCCTTTGGAGCCAATACCTTCAACCATGTGGTACCATTTTACACTGCAATTTCGGACACCCCAGCTTGCTACCGTGACGCCAAAGGCGAATACGACCCAACAAATATGTACTGGTTGAGTGCCACAACCGCAGTTTTAGGCGATAGCAACTATGACTTATTTGTAGACCTGCGCGACAATTATGAATTAAACACCCTAGCAAAATTCCACGAAATCCAAAACGAAACCGACCAAAATTTTGCTACAGCAACAGATAAAATCGCCTATTTGACCGCAGCCAACGAGAAGTTAGCAGCAGTAGCCCTGAAAAACCAAACTGAACTTTTAGGACGTATGGTAGTCCTCGGCTCAGCCAACATGAAATTACGCTTTGACTTCAACGACTAA
- the dapB gene encoding 4-hydroxy-tetrahydrodipicolinate reductase: protein MSKIKVIIAGFSGKMGSTAVKMVQEAEDFELVGLLGRDETVSEAFGLPVFNHKEEVIGLSADVWVDLTAPAAAYENTRFALEQGFRPVVGTTGFTEDEVAELIELSREKKLGGLIAPNFALGAVLMMQFSKAAAKYFSDVEIIELHHDGKMDAPSGTAVKTAELMAEVRTAHQQGAQGEQETLKGARGADYEGMRIHSVRLPGLVAHQEVIFGSTGEGLTLRHDSYDRASFMTGIALGIRKVMTTDELKYGLEHFLDL from the coding sequence ATGAGTAAAATTAAAGTGATTATTGCTGGATTTAGTGGGAAAATGGGCAGTACAGCAGTCAAAATGGTGCAAGAAGCTGAAGATTTTGAGTTGGTGGGCTTGCTGGGGCGTGACGAGACAGTGAGTGAGGCATTCGGACTTCCTGTGTTTAATCATAAAGAGGAAGTGATCGGGCTTTCGGCAGATGTCTGGGTGGATTTGACGGCACCTGCTGCGGCTTATGAAAATACTCGTTTTGCTTTGGAGCAGGGTTTTCGTCCGGTGGTCGGAACGACGGGCTTCACTGAGGACGAAGTGGCGGAGCTGATTGAGTTGTCACGAGAGAAAAAATTGGGCGGTTTGATTGCTCCAAATTTTGCTTTGGGAGCTGTGTTGATGATGCAATTTTCCAAAGCGGCAGCGAAATATTTTTCGGATGTGGAAATCATTGAATTGCACCATGATGGAAAAATGGATGCGCCGTCTGGAACGGCAGTCAAGACTGCAGAATTGATGGCAGAAGTGCGCACAGCCCATCAACAAGGGGCGCAAGGTGAGCAAGAAACGCTCAAGGGCGCACGGGGGGCCGACTATGAAGGAATGCGGATTCATTCGGTGCGCTTGCCGGGTCTTGTGGCTCATCAGGAGGTGATTTTTGGTTCGACAGGCGAAGGGTTGACATTGCGTCATGACTCTTACGATCGGGCAAGTTTCATGACGGGAATTGCTTTGGGCATTCGCAAGGTGATGACCACGGATGAGTTGAAATATGGCTTGGAACACTTTTTGGACTTGTAA
- the msrA gene encoding peptide-methionine (S)-S-oxide reductase MsrA yields the protein MAIERAIFAGGCFWCMVEPFEKRPGIIAVTSGYTGGTLEHPTYDQVLSKTSGHTEAVEILFDNALISYADLLELYWELIDPTDADGQIFDRGLNYRPVIFVTSSEQKTSAQKSKEALEKSEIWSKPIVVPIEDAKDFWPAEEYHQQFYKKDPKRYQAMHKARERYLALQKFKGKFNFLRKKH from the coding sequence ATGGCAATTGAACGAGCAATTTTTGCAGGCGGTTGCTTTTGGTGCATGGTGGAACCTTTTGAAAAACGCCCAGGCATCATTGCAGTGACAAGCGGCTATACGGGTGGAACTTTAGAACACCCAACTTATGATCAAGTCCTTTCCAAAACAAGCGGTCACACAGAAGCTGTGGAGATTTTATTTGATAATGCGCTAATCTCTTACGCTGATCTACTTGAGCTTTACTGGGAATTGATCGATCCGACAGATGCGGACGGGCAAATCTTTGATCGAGGGCTAAATTATCGACCTGTTATTTTTGTCACCTCTTCAGAGCAAAAAACAAGCGCCCAAAAAAGTAAAGAAGCGCTTGAAAAATCTGAGATTTGGAGCAAACCTATTGTCGTTCCAATTGAGGATGCGAAAGATTTTTGGCCAGCCGAAGAATATCATCAACAATTTTATAAGAAAGATCCCAAACGTTACCAAGCCATGCACAAAGCCCGCGAACGCTATTTGGCTTTGCAAAAATTTAAAGGAAAGTTTAATTTTCTAAGAAAAAAACACTGA
- a CDS encoding CCA tRNA nucleotidyltransferase, translating to MKLDKLPVEFVQALPVLKKIIAHGFEAYFVGGSVRDVLLGREIHDVDIATSAYPEEIKAIFPHTIDVGIEHGTVLVLAGKSEAEHYEITTFRTESKYTDYRRPDHVDFVRDLREDLKRRDFTVNAFACDVNGEIIDLFDGLLDLKERRLRAVGSASERFNEDALRIMRAMRFAATLDFAIEAETFVAMCERANLLEKISVERIFIELDKLFLGADWRNGLTLLVQSGAWKYLPAFQLPALEKMLTEISSTFHFQNSEQAWAALLTRFTQIEVKNFLRQWKVSNDFAKYVSDLVSAYAIKKWDLLSLYQFGLEKVQLVDQLKNACGLEIDENYAIELDHQLQIHDKSEIVVAGKDLMKELSLKPGPELGQILRKIEQKIVQNQLKNERRAIFEAVKKEWKLK from the coding sequence ATGAAATTAGATAAATTACCCGTGGAGTTCGTGCAAGCGCTACCGGTTTTAAAAAAAATAATTGCGCATGGTTTTGAGGCTTATTTTGTGGGCGGCTCAGTGCGCGATGTCCTTTTGGGACGGGAAATTCATGATGTAGATATTGCTACAAGTGCCTATCCTGAAGAAATCAAAGCGATTTTTCCGCACACGATTGATGTTGGCATTGAGCATGGAACGGTGCTCGTTTTAGCTGGAAAATCAGAGGCTGAACACTATGAAATCACGACTTTTCGGACGGAGTCGAAGTATACAGATTACAGAAGACCCGATCACGTCGATTTTGTGCGTGATTTGCGGGAGGATTTAAAGCGCCGCGATTTTACGGTCAACGCTTTTGCGTGTGATGTCAACGGCGAAATTATTGATTTATTTGACGGACTTTTGGATTTGAAAGAACGCCGATTGAGAGCCGTGGGAAGTGCATCCGAGCGCTTCAACGAGGACGCCTTGCGGATTATGCGTGCCATGCGATTTGCTGCGACCTTGGATTTTGCGATTGAAGCCGAAACATTTGTTGCCATGTGCGAGCGCGCCAATCTGCTGGAAAAAATTTCAGTGGAGCGTATTTTCATTGAGCTAGACAAACTTTTCTTGGGCGCCGATTGGCGCAATGGGCTGACGCTTCTTGTGCAGTCTGGAGCTTGGAAATATTTGCCCGCCTTTCAACTGCCTGCTTTAGAGAAAATGCTGACGGAAATTTCTAGCACGTTTCACTTTCAAAATTCCGAACAAGCTTGGGCTGCCTTGCTGACCAGATTTACTCAGATTGAAGTCAAGAATTTCTTACGCCAATGGAAAGTTTCTAACGACTTTGCCAAGTACGTTTCCGACCTTGTTTCAGCCTATGCCATTAAAAAATGGGATTTGTTGAGCCTCTACCAATTTGGGCTGGAAAAAGTCCAATTAGTTGACCAACTCAAAAATGCTTGTGGCCTAGAAATTGACGAAAATTATGCCATTGAATTAGATCATCAACTTCAAATCCATGACAAATCAGAAATCGTTGTCGCTGGCAAAGACCTGATGAAAGAATTGTCCCTCAAACCCGGCCCAGAATTAGGCCAAATACTTCGCAAAATTGAGCAAAAAATTGTCCAAAATCAGCTTAAAAATGAGCGTCGAGCCATTTTTGAAGCAGTAAAAAAAGAATGGAAACTGAAATAA
- a CDS encoding glycoside hydrolase domain-containing protein, with translation MADEMVREVQKWLNATYTGVEGYEPVTEDGNTGWNTIYALIEGLQHELGISPVVPNFGETTYAYYEQQITPNWGSGLSPNIIRLVQGAFWCKGMPQGIGPGAFDGIYSADLAYAVTDLKIQAGFTNPSSILSATWAKALFDMAQFVLIDDPKVREMQQYLNVNYVGYTGIMPTDGIYQRATNEAIIYGFQAELGLSTEEATGSFGPTTSSLYNTAYQSGLSTHLIMLIQFALYANMKEFWESGGAPSIDFTGDLDVPTRAGLGEFQRFMQLMPVDSESPDLRTVLSLVQSNGDWTRDFLGSDTSLQLKEQQVLDLLQFGVYYVGRYLTGTVGNDYRPKNLTREEAEMILDHGMKIIPIYQDNYPTASYYNYEQGQRDARAAIYAAGALGIPDASYIYFAVDFDAQGEDIQHNVIPYFWGIQNTFRDGIAGLHYQAGVYGTRNVCTQIHNTVRTQRSYVANMSSGWSGNLGFSQPLDWAFDQFYEYSYASVDAFDFVAVSGLDDAVERLDEPFVMDEDYWIDQTNWDWFKNLSVTIDGEPVTLWSGFGIDIEVSAHSEISSTEDSTFLLSITDGELSAESTEFIDNVLGADLSMVATAKINEFCTGISNGTIAVYIVINEEGKKTIRVEINFPESSTNDVKVITSVEIEITMDFDTPTGSSIMDSALEGVKNLITSIPPGLIAAVVLLLAVVGIALLPAAGAGATVGGLAAVLLALLADFGQTKDRDD, from the coding sequence ATGGCAGATGAAATGGTACGAGAAGTACAGAAGTGGCTGAACGCAACATATACCGGTGTGGAAGGCTATGAACCTGTTACAGAAGACGGCAATACAGGCTGGAACACAATTTATGCACTCATCGAAGGCTTACAGCATGAACTAGGAATTTCCCCAGTTGTACCAAATTTTGGAGAAACCACCTATGCGTACTATGAGCAACAAATTACTCCCAACTGGGGAAGTGGGCTTTCACCAAACATTATTCGGTTAGTTCAAGGAGCTTTTTGGTGTAAGGGAATGCCACAGGGGATAGGTCCTGGAGCATTTGACGGAATCTACTCCGCAGATTTAGCCTATGCAGTAACTGATTTGAAGATACAGGCTGGCTTTACCAATCCTAGTTCAATATTATCAGCGACTTGGGCTAAGGCTTTGTTTGATATGGCGCAGTTTGTTTTAATTGATGACCCTAAAGTCAGGGAAATGCAGCAGTATCTTAATGTCAATTATGTCGGATATACGGGAATTATGCCAACAGACGGCATTTATCAACGGGCAACTAATGAAGCCATCATTTATGGATTTCAAGCAGAACTTGGACTTTCCACAGAAGAAGCGACAGGCAGTTTCGGACCGACCACCTCTTCACTTTACAACACTGCCTATCAATCAGGGCTGAGCACTCATTTAATTATGCTCATTCAATTTGCGCTCTATGCTAATATGAAAGAATTCTGGGAGTCTGGTGGAGCACCATCTATTGATTTTACGGGAGATTTAGATGTCCCAACGAGAGCAGGTCTTGGAGAATTTCAACGTTTTATGCAACTAATGCCTGTCGATAGTGAATCACCAGACTTAAGGACAGTGCTTTCGCTTGTGCAGTCAAATGGAGATTGGACTCGTGATTTTCTTGGTTCAGACACTTCGCTTCAGTTGAAAGAACAACAAGTACTTGATTTACTCCAATTTGGAGTTTATTATGTTGGACGCTATTTGACAGGTACTGTTGGAAATGATTATAGGCCTAAAAATTTAACGCGTGAAGAAGCAGAGATGATTCTTGATCACGGGATGAAAATTATTCCGATTTATCAAGATAATTATCCTACAGCCTCATACTATAATTATGAGCAAGGTCAAAGAGATGCCAGAGCAGCTATTTATGCAGCGGGGGCACTTGGGATTCCTGACGCAAGTTATATTTATTTCGCAGTAGATTTTGATGCTCAGGGTGAGGATATCCAACATAATGTTATTCCTTACTTTTGGGGTATTCAGAATACTTTTAGAGACGGTATTGCTGGGTTACATTATCAAGCAGGCGTGTATGGAACAAGAAATGTCTGTACCCAAATACATAATACAGTACGTACACAGCGAAGCTATGTAGCAAATATGTCTAGTGGCTGGTCTGGGAACTTAGGATTTTCTCAGCCCTTAGATTGGGCTTTTGACCAATTTTACGAATATAGTTATGCTAGTGTAGATGCTTTTGATTTCGTTGCAGTATCGGGCTTAGATGATGCTGTTGAACGCTTAGATGAGCCCTTTGTCATGGATGAGGATTATTGGATTGACCAGACAAATTGGGATTGGTTCAAAAATCTGAGTGTAACTATTGATGGCGAACCCGTTACACTTTGGAGTGGGTTTGGGATAGATATTGAAGTTTCTGCACATTCTGAAATTTCTTCAACAGAAGACAGCACATTTTTACTTAGTATAACTGACGGAGAGCTGTCAGCTGAATCTACCGAATTTATTGACAATGTATTAGGTGCCGACCTTTCAATGGTTGCGACTGCTAAAATCAATGAATTTTGTACAGGGATTTCTAATGGTACAATCGCTGTGTATATTGTTATCAATGAAGAAGGCAAAAAAACAATAAGGGTAGAAATTAATTTCCCTGAGTCAAGTACAAATGACGTAAAAGTCATTACAAGTGTAGAGATAGAAATAACAATGGATTTTGATACACCTACGGGTTCTAGTATTATGGATTCAGCACTTGAAGGAGTGAAAAATCTTATTACATCAATTCCTCCAGGATTGATTGCGGCGGTAGTATTACTGTTGGCCGTTGTTGGGATAGCTTTGCTTCCAGCAGCTGGAGCAGGAGCGACTGTTGGAGGGTTAGCAGCAGTGTTACTTGCATTATTAGCAGATTTTGGACAAACGAAAGATAGAGATGATTAA